The following are from one region of the Coffea eugenioides isolate CCC68of chromosome 2, Ceug_1.0, whole genome shotgun sequence genome:
- the LOC113763816 gene encoding uncharacterized protein LOC113763816, which produces MGYEENGNIKMLKSCTATERNGDVLGDARSDDKDGSVNLLHLGKGDYDVLRFDHSWHRESSESINQSRKRGSTETGNEVIAAEEVLADIDHHFHCTPFAQLLPISEKGRESGADDIPSSSKRLRVSNNHDEQSEATLLQCSACGNSTGFSADVDNGKLRIGEGNSPIEQSLQDCDINDIPEFKGNAPTEESLQNCDVIDVSGSGSADHSVIGIMYPPGEFNDFDKYREENCFSPGQIWACYDDTHDPMPRFYAQIMKVHVRPFKLCINWLYPHPGYQGGIDWVNRDIPVACGEFARDNSEHITTFRIFSHQVNYDKNMDRLTYTIYPRNGEIWALFKDWDIRWRSNPENHPRMRYEYQFVEVVKEYVESTAVEVAFLDKVGGFLSLYHRKIQGKPVLIPPNQLLRFSHRVPSYTMHGTEGEGVPEGSFELDPAAIPLAPQ; this is translated from the coding sequence ATGGGTTATGAGGAGAATGGTAACATTAAAATGCTCAAGTCATGCACAGCGACTGAAAGGAATGGTGATGTTCTTGGGGATGCGAGGTCTGATGATAAAGATGGAAGTGTAAATCTACTGCATCTTGGCAAAGGAGACTATGATGTTCTGAGGTTTGATCATTCATGGCATAGAGAATCCAGTGAATCAATAAACCAGAGCAGGAAAAGAGGGAGCACTGAAACAGGAAATGAGGTCATAGCGGCTGAGGAAGTTTTGGCAGACATTGATCACCATTTCCATTGCACACCATTTGCACAATTGCTACCAATCTCTGAGAAAGGAAGAGAAAGTGGTGCTGATGACAtcccaagctcttcaaagaggTTGCGGGTGAGCAATAATCATGATGAACAGAGCGAAGCAACGTTGCTTCAATGTTCAGCATGTGGCAATTCAACTGGTTTTTCTGCAGATGTGGATAATGGAAAGTTAAGAATAGGAGAGGGAAATTCTCCTATTGAACAAAGCTTGCAAGATTGTGATATTAATGATATTCCTGAATTTAAGGGAAATGCTCCTACCGAAGAAAGCTTGCAAAATTGTGATGTTATTGATGTGTCAGGATCAGGTTCTGCTGATCATTCAGTAATAGGAATTATGTATCCTCCGGGAGAATTTAATGATTTTGACAAGTACAGAGAAGAGAATTGTTTCTCCCCAGGTCAAATTTGGGCTTGTTATGATGATACTCATGATCCCATGCCAAGATTCTACGCCCAAATCATGAAGGTACATGTTCGCCCATTTAAATTGTGCATAAATTGGCTATATCCTCATCCAGGATATCAAGGTGGGATTGACTGGGTAAACAGGGACATACCTGTGGCCTGTGGCGAGTTTGCACGCGATAATTCTGAACACATCACTACTTTTCGTATATTCTCTCATCAAGTAAATTATGATAAGAATATGGATAGACTAACATATACAATATATCCTAGAAATGGGGAGATTTGGGCCCTATTTAAGGACTGGGATATAAGGTGGAGATCAAATCCAGAAAATCACCCTAGGATGAGGTATGAATATCAATTTGTGGAGGTTGTCAAAGAATATGTTGAGAGTACTGCTGTCGAGGTTGCTTTCTTGGATAAAGTTGGAGGTTTTCTGAGCCTATATCATAGGAAAATCCAAGGTAAGCCAGTTCTAATACCGCCAAATCAACTACTAAGATTCTCACATCGAGTCCCCTCTTATACGATGCATGGCACTGAAGGAGAAGGTGTCCCAGAAGGATCTTTTGAACTTGATCCTGCTGCCATACCTCTGGCTCCTCAATGA
- the LOC113763688 gene encoding uncharacterized protein LOC113763688 — protein sequence MPRKRKLKEFHEKGQQRTRRGEEDQDITKPKRPIHPFILFRKQHFENLKGQNGAGVCGSKGNASAKQAWEKLSEAEKAQLMNKYKEDLQIYKESIEKLGKSTSFDRAKREITIRSSPCQLLKLVSKLDDIKKEAIREIGFGGLLEIQCHSMPSCLLTWLIQHFNPTQCHIQLDGGQILQVTARDVEITLGIPGNGPIPKEDEDASEEEVDIIPRRYKWIDLLEELISMESGEEFKKKFVIFVCGCLLAPSKRAEHTTKLWRCLHSVEEIRNMNWAEYVRIKLCSQLQDFQLKRRKYVGGCIFFLMVFYLDRVSILNHHVPRTMPRVKAWTDSVIQERINIEMNTHRQYGFGKVEAQFDDNVNTCHDVVDLRDELFVRLANSGFVDVAAVLAAISNVPLTFQSRVVNVGELLCGKSSTAVHHDCSRSEDILLNGNRRSKLTVGVKRARAGKSLVQQQSFNQFENENELGVQKWVNNNLDTEIPFKETAEDVLTFIPEGGEEEEDLTFTEKSSQKNGEDLRKHELRLLGDLPVHVQEILGEDASLPNAEATVYAPVPTDDGVNLSALKTHQMDLQVGNNQEIEVSVKSPLSVESSPTEIIGVVDKIDAVELIEEKKNNLQSVMDFVMLEWKDFEGHVKMIQNSVSGFFGELESGETDLKPVQESASKNSEELISRRKWVEKRFKKLDEKEKLILELLQKVELAQNKFATIRNFVGEKLENIAFQG from the exons ATGCCACGCAAAAGAAAGCTAAAGGAATTTCATGAAAAAGGTCAACAGAGGACTAGAAGGGGAGAGGAAGACCAAGATATCACCAAGCCCAAGCGACCAATCCATCCATTTATTCTGTTTAG GAAGCAGCATTTTGAGAATCTCAAAGGTCAAAATGGAGCTGGAGTTTGCGGTAGCAAG GGGAATGCAAGTGCCAAACAAGCATGGGAAAAACTTAGTGAGGCTGAGAAGGCacaattgatgaataaataTAAAGAGGACTTGCAGATTTACAAAGAAAGCATCGAAAAACTAGGCAAGAGTACCAGTTTTGACAGAGCCAAGCGA GAAATTACCATCCGATCCTCACCATGCCAGTTGTTGAAACTGGTTTCTAAACTAGATGACATCAAAAAGGAAGCAATCAGAGAGATAGGCTTTGGTGGCCTATTAGAGATACAATGCCATTCAATGCCATCCTGTTTGCTTACATGGTTGATCCAACATTTCAATCCCACCCAATGCCATATTCAGTTGGATGGAGGACAGATCCTACAGGTCACAGCGCGTGACGTAGAAATCACACTAGGGATTCCCGGTAATGGGCCGATTCCAAAAGAAGATGAGGATGCATCAGAAGAGGAGGTAGATATTATTCCAAGAAGGTACAAATGGATTGATCTTCTTGAGGAGTTGATTAGTATGGAATCAGGGGAAGAATTTAAGAAGAAGTTTGTGATATTTGTGTGCGGATGCTTGCTGGCCCCAAGCAAAAGGGCTGAACATACTACGAAACTCTGGAGATGTTTGCATTCagttgaagaaattagaaatatGAATTGGGCAGAGTATGTTCGCATCAAGCTATGCTCGCAGTTACAAGATTTCCagctaaaaagaagaaaatatgtTGGAGGATGTATTTTTTTCTTGATG GTATTCTATCTGGACCGTGTTAGCATCCTAAATCACCATGTACCTAGGACAATGCCACGTGTGAAGGCGTGGACTGATAGTGTAATCCAGGAAAGAATTAACATAGAGATGAATACCCACAGGCAGTACGGTTTTGGAAAG GTTGAGGCACAGTTTGATGATAATGTCAACACATGCCATGATGTCGTTGATTTGCGTGATGAGCTATTTGTCAGATTAGCAAACAGCGGCTTTGTAGATGTTGCg GCTGTGCTTGCTGCAATATCCAATGTACCTCTGACCTTCCAAAGCAGGGTAGTAAATGTGGGTGAACTTCTCTGTGGTAAAAGTAGCACAGCGGTGCATCATGATTGTAGTAGATCAGAGGATATTTTATTGAATGGGAACAGAAGGAGCAAATTAACTGTGGGAGTGAAAAGAGCCAGGGCTGGGAAATCATTGGTTCAGCAGCAGTCATTTAATCAGTTTGAGAATGAAAATGAGCTGGGTGTGCAAAAATGGGTGAATAATAATTTGGATACTGAAATACCATTTAAAGAAACAGCTGAAGATGTGCTCACATTTATCCCTgaaggaggagaagaagaagaagatttgACATTCACAGAGAAAAGCTCGCAAAAGAATGGAGAAGATTTGAGAAAACATGAGTTGAGACTGCTAGGTGATTTGCCAGTGCATGTACAAGAAATTCTGGGAGAGGATGCTTCGCTACCAAATGCTGAAGCAACTGTATATGCACCTGTGCCAACTGATGATGGTGTAAACTTGTCAGCACTGAAAACGCACCAGATGGATCTGCAAGTGGGCAATAACCAAGAAATAGAGGTGTCAGTAAAATCTCCCCTCTCAGTAGAAAGTAGTCCAACTGAGATTATTGGTGTCGTGGATAAGATTGATGCTGTGGAGCtcattgaagaaaagaaaaacaacctCCAAAGCGTGATGGATTTCGTGATGCTTGAATGGAAGGATTTTGAAGGCCATGTAAAAATGATCCAGAATTCTGTCAGTGGATTCTTCGGTGAACTTGAGTCTGGGGAGACTGACTTGAAGCCTGTTCAAGAATCAGCAAGTAAAAATTCTGAAGAACTCATTTCAAGGAGAAAGTGGGTTGAGAAGAGGTTTAAGAAActggatgaaaaagaaaaattgatcCTAGAGCTTTTGCAAAAGGTAGAATTGGCACAAAACAAATTTGCTACTATTCGAAATTTTGTTGGTgaaaaacttgaaaatattgCTTTTCAAGGGTAG
- the LOC113760168 gene encoding uncharacterized protein LOC113760168: MELQHFGHEHPLEFKSEGMFEEEEKEKLPSYNCYMCRKSISLPAYFCRQCDCTCLHETCAKLADQEILHPMHSAHPLKFTTLAQSLRRCDACWQDFSGFSYSCPKCNLYICIECALKVSNRRIIKYDVHQHPLTLVKKEKSSK; the protein is encoded by the coding sequence ATGGAGCTGCAACATTTTGGCCATGAGCATCCACTGGAATTCAAGTCTGAGGGTAtgtttgaagaagaagaaaaggaaaagttgcCCAGTTATAATTGTTATATGTGTCGGAAATCCATTTCATTGCCGGCCTACTTCTGTAGACAGTGTGATTGCACCTGTCTCCACGAGACATGTGCAAAGTTGGCTGATCAGGAGATTCTACATCCAATGCACTCAGCTCATCCTCTTAAATTCACCACTTTGGCTCAATCCCTGCGCCGGTGTGATGCTTGCTGGCAAGATTTCTCTGGTTTCAGTTACAGTTGTCCAAAATGTAATCTGTACATATGCATAGAATGTGCTCTGAAAGTTTCAAATCGACGGATCATCAAATACGATGTTCACCAACATCCCCTGACACTagtaaaaaaggaaaagtcaagCAAGTGA
- the LOC113760169 gene encoding uncharacterized protein LOC113760169 — protein MFVPYSDINTPSYMCTTCSFWIHEECASLPTIKGLEDHDHDHPLTLAYQLPLEFRRYNFECEFCRKVLKPSEWVYYCGRCRYFVHVYCLSIHVRFGSRIDYDHNDADAGPNDLRLPCNDVFDEMIKPVMEKRMKEELKLLPEIKHFSHSHPLILSSTQPVENEKDTEEMLCDGCIQPISTPYYTCAECKYMLHLTCANFSPERLYHVCCYGHLLTLKKFRNELGYFYCWWCDTKGNGFFFDCEECRIKIHFNCLIFSFGKQMVYKLHKQHILWHARSYRQSPSMHCHACREEITSSNAYYRCRCGFFLHQWCATLPGAVKHRWDKHPILLMHPPFSDHPDELYCEVCKDEIHPKTWIYHCRECDQSFHPRCIPRLGKDGNVKFGSTIQVANHEHPLRSVRKRDTNLPAMVVVQNLMVGRLGNAKSVGFPFPCALLVSAMQLTLVMYSLCPMIKYILHGDYIVSSLKVSSLKHYKL, from the exons ATGTTTGTTCCATATAGTGACATTAATACCCCGTCTTACATGTGTACTACCTGCTCATTTTGGATACATGAAGAATGTGCTTCATTACCGACAATCAAAGGACTTGAGGATCATGATCATGATCACCCCCTCACCTTGGCTTACCAACTTCCACTTGAATTTCGACGCTATAATTTTGAATGTGAGTTTTGCAGAAAAGTATTGAAGCCATCAGAATGGGTTTATTATTGTGGTCGTTGTAGATACTTTGTCCATGTCTACTGCCTAAGCATCCATGTCAG ATTTGGGAGTCGCATAGATTATGATCATAATGATGCTGATGCTGGTCCTAATGATCTGAGGCTGCCCTGCAATGATGTGTTCGATGAAATGATCAAACCTGTGATGGAGAAAAGGATGAAAGAAGAGTTAAAATTGTTGCCGGAGATTAAACATTTCAGTCACAGCCATCCGCTAATCCTTTCTTCAACTCAGCCAGTGGAGAACGAAAAGGATACTGAGGAAATGTTATGCGATGGATGCATCCAACCAATTTCAACTCCGTACTACACTTGTGCCGAGTGTAAGTACATGCTGCACTTAACCTGTGCCAATTTTTCACCTGAAAGATTGTATCATGTTTGCTGTTATGGTCACCTTTTAACCCTGAAAAAGTTTAGAAATGAGTTGGGGTACTTTTATTGCTGGTGGTGTGATACTAAAGGTAATGGCTTTTTCTTCGACTGTGAAGAATGCCGTATCAAAATCCATTTCAACTGTCTCATCTTTTCGTTTGGAAAGCAAATGGTTTACAAACTTCACAAACAACACATTTTATGGCATGCAAGAAGTTACAGGCAAAGCCCATCAATGCACTGTCATGCCTGTAGAGAGGAGATAACAAGCTCGAATGCTTACTATAGATGTCGTTGCGGTTTCTTTTTGCATCAATGGTGTGCTACTTTACCAGGCGCAGTCAAGCATAGATGGGATAAACACCCTATTCTTTTGATGCATCCACCGTTCAGTGATCATCCAGATGAACTTTACTGTGAGGTTTGCAAAGATGAGATACACCCCAAAACTTGGATATATCATTGTCGCGAATGTGATCAATCTTTTCATCCTAGATGCATTCCTCGACTTGGTAAGGATGGTAATGTGAAGTTTGGTAGCACCATTCAAGTCGCCAATCATGAGCATCCCCTTAGGTCTGTCCGAAAAAGAGATACAAATCTTCCTGCAATGGTTGTGGTACAAAATTTAATGGTGGGAAGGCTTGGGAATGCGAAGTCTGTaggttttccttttccttgtgcTTTGCTTGTGTCTGCCATGCAATTGACCCTAGTTATGTACTCCCTGTGCCCCATGATTAAATATATATTGCACGGGGATTATATTGTAAGTTCACTCAAAGTCTCATCATTGAAACATTATAAGCTATGA